The proteins below are encoded in one region of Acidobacteriota bacterium:
- a CDS encoding (2Fe-2S)-binding protein: MPDYKLTINQQKVTVSVEPEMPLLWVLRDYLGLTGTKFGCGLGVCGACTILQGNQSVRACQIPCQDAAGKSFTTIEGLSKDNSHPCQKAWLEEDVAQCGFCQSGMILETAAFLKHTPHPTDEQIDEVLSQHVCRCGTYQRIRRAVHRAATKLTK, from the coding sequence ATGCCAGATTACAAATTAACGATCAATCAGCAAAAAGTAACGGTTTCGGTCGAACCCGAAATGCCGCTCCTGTGGGTGTTGCGTGATTATTTGGGGCTGACCGGAACCAAGTTTGGCTGCGGCCTTGGGGTGTGCGGCGCCTGTACCATTTTGCAGGGGAACCAGTCGGTTCGCGCCTGCCAGATCCCGTGCCAGGATGCCGCCGGGAAGTCCTTCACCACCATCGAAGGACTCTCGAAAGACAATTCCCATCCCTGTCAGAAAGCCTGGCTTGAAGAAGACGTCGCCCAGTGTGGTTTTTGCCAGAGCGGCATGATTTTGGAGACCGCCGCTTTCCTCAAACACACGCCACATCCAACCGACGAACAAATTGACGAAGTGCTTTCCCAACACGTCTGCCGGTGCGGCACCTATCAGCGCATCCGCCGGGCCGTCCATCGAGCCGCGACCAAACTGACAAAGTGA
- a CDS encoding xanthine dehydrogenase family protein molybdopterin-binding subunit: MSTSRRQFLKLSALTGLALILEIPASAESAVRNLSLEQAPFQPNQWLSIDQAGNVTIMAAKAEMGQGVRTSLPMIVAEELDVDWKQVTVQFPMPGTDFPRMRTSGSGSVTGSWSPLRIAGATAREMLIAAAATTWQVEPATCETSQGMVIHPPTGRKAAYGELVAAAAKLTPPLSPKVKSPNNFKLLGSRVKRVDGPDIVNGKAAYTADIRVPGMRFAAVKRSPVLGGKVARWDATKAKKIRGVRNVVQVPTGIAVIADDTWAAFRGVEALEIEWDLGANKDYSSELHWKRMEDLSRQEGRVIWTQGDRAKAVESATHKLEEVYAYGFQAHAPVETLTCTVHVRKGECEIWTGTQCANQAQEGVAKQLGLEIGAVKMHVPLLGGAFGRRLQFDYVTEAVEVAKQSPDPVQVIWSRSDDMKHGYFHPASMHRMTGTVDASGKLTSFGHRLCASLLSVLSPPDFKDPNWHVGYGWGLYDSPYAFPAMHYDFVLVDSPVPSGPWRAVHYPPNVFARESFLDELAHAAKADPVEFRLEFLKPDVAPFQTIRPSLRRVIQLAAEKAGWGKPLPNGHALGIACNVYHERTTMAQIAEVSVGADGRPKIHRIVCAVECGQVINPLGLEGQIESGIVWGLSAAMSGEITLKNGGVAESNYADFGVFRIKDMPRVEVYTVPSTAPPTGIGEQPVPPAAPAVFNAFFAAGGKRVRRLPMK, from the coding sequence ATGAGTACTTCACGACGACAATTTCTCAAACTTAGCGCCCTCACCGGGCTGGCACTTATTCTGGAAATCCCGGCTTCGGCTGAAAGCGCAGTGCGCAATCTGAGCCTGGAACAAGCGCCATTTCAGCCCAACCAGTGGCTCTCGATTGATCAGGCTGGAAACGTCACGATTATGGCTGCCAAGGCTGAAATGGGTCAGGGTGTCCGGACATCACTTCCAATGATTGTGGCCGAAGAACTCGACGTTGATTGGAAACAGGTCACAGTTCAATTCCCCATGCCTGGCACTGACTTTCCACGGATGCGCACCAGCGGCAGCGGCAGCGTTACCGGTTCGTGGAGCCCACTTCGGATCGCCGGGGCCACGGCTCGGGAGATGTTGATTGCAGCAGCAGCGACCACCTGGCAGGTTGAGCCCGCGACCTGTGAAACCTCACAGGGAATGGTCATCCATCCTCCGACGGGACGCAAAGCGGCGTATGGCGAACTCGTCGCGGCGGCAGCCAAACTGACACCACCGCTTTCCCCGAAAGTGAAGAGCCCAAACAATTTCAAACTGCTCGGAAGCCGGGTCAAACGCGTTGACGGACCAGATATCGTGAACGGGAAAGCCGCCTACACGGCAGATATTCGCGTGCCCGGCATGCGATTTGCGGCTGTGAAACGGTCTCCAGTCCTGGGTGGAAAAGTGGCCAGATGGGACGCAACAAAAGCCAAAAAGATTCGGGGTGTGCGCAACGTCGTGCAGGTGCCAACTGGAATTGCCGTGATTGCCGATGACACGTGGGCGGCCTTTCGGGGCGTCGAAGCCCTTGAAATCGAATGGGATCTGGGTGCAAATAAAGACTATTCGTCTGAACTCCACTGGAAACGGATGGAGGACTTGAGCCGCCAGGAAGGCCGAGTGATTTGGACCCAGGGTGACCGGGCCAAAGCGGTTGAATCGGCAACCCATAAACTTGAAGAAGTATATGCCTACGGTTTTCAGGCCCACGCACCAGTGGAAACCCTGACCTGTACGGTTCACGTCCGCAAAGGCGAATGCGAAATCTGGACCGGTACCCAGTGCGCCAATCAGGCTCAGGAAGGCGTAGCCAAACAGCTTGGCCTTGAAATTGGCGCTGTCAAAATGCACGTTCCTCTGCTCGGAGGCGCCTTTGGCCGGAGATTGCAGTTTGATTATGTCACCGAAGCCGTCGAAGTCGCCAAACAGAGCCCGGACCCGGTCCAGGTTATCTGGTCGCGAAGTGATGATATGAAACATGGTTATTTTCATCCGGCTTCCATGCACCGGATGACCGGAACGGTGGATGCCAGCGGCAAATTGACCAGTTTCGGCCATCGGCTCTGTGCGTCGTTACTCTCAGTTCTGAGTCCACCTGATTTTAAGGATCCAAACTGGCACGTTGGCTATGGATGGGGGCTCTATGATTCACCCTACGCATTTCCAGCCATGCACTATGATTTTGTACTGGTTGATTCGCCGGTACCCTCAGGGCCGTGGCGGGCGGTGCATTACCCACCAAATGTCTTTGCCCGTGAAAGCTTTCTGGATGAACTGGCGCATGCGGCCAAAGCCGACCCGGTTGAATTTCGACTGGAGTTTCTCAAGCCTGATGTTGCCCCGTTTCAAACCATTCGTCCGAGTCTGCGACGGGTGATCCAACTGGCGGCTGAAAAAGCCGGCTGGGGCAAACCACTTCCCAACGGCCACGCACTGGGCATCGCCTGTAACGTCTATCACGAACGAACCACCATGGCGCAAATTGCCGAAGTCTCAGTTGGCGCCGATGGCCGGCCCAAAATCCATCGAATTGTCTGTGCTGTCGAATGTGGACAGGTCATCAACCCGCTCGGATTGGAAGGTCAGATTGAAAGCGGTATCGTGTGGGGACTCTCAGCCGCGATGTCAGGTGAAATCACGCTGAAAAATGGTGGCGTCGCCGAAAGCAATTATGCTGATTTTGGGGTGTTTCGAATCAAGGATATGCCGCGGGTCGAAGTCTACACGGTCCCCAGCACGGCGCCTCCAACCGGCATCGGCGAACAACCGGTGCCTCCAGCCGCGCCAGCAGTGTTCAATGCGTTTTTTGCTGCCGGAGGCAAACGGGTGCGGCGATTGCCGATGAAGTAG
- a CDS encoding DUF4132 domain-containing protein, with translation MLTRDSLLDTAQRGLKKGISEDLLWFPFDQLPAVTWSDTREPVEPDIVSWWLVQGFRKKNPEATLLQEGWPEQIPNSQGEVLGKFVLEQWIQQDIKIIEHPDIAALTEQFTAEFQQFRHFSFLNLTPEAENQRLQDFLTYMIADKTKRGSAIKEKGILSVAGSFGGATLIPLIEKYLDDWQVKRSAQCWALVQMLGTVDDARCIQWLVRTSQAKNRTKSIRQQAQKYLDILAKGKGWSQDDLIDRTIPTFGFDSDGVLKLDFGPRSFSVQIDDSVKLVLKDAEGTVLKALPTPRASDDEKLAKEAKKTFSDLKKQLKELFDFQTNHLWEAMCLRRNWSAEDWTLSFQKHPVMGRLCQHVIWEAATPHSSVCSFRPLADGTLTDADDNPVELPADSRIRVAHALSMTEAERAQWQSHLADYEVETLFPQVAWAPYHLPENLHKIKELADFAGHLIESVVLHGKAAKFGYSRAESDNGLWFWVYQKNLPSLGVKVVIEYTGSGDLKEKRTVALKNFYLTSDLSSYGYEAKKLELGKISPVLLSEIWHEIRQLAAAGTGFNPEWKKICGV, from the coding sequence ATGCTTACCCGTGACTCCCTGCTCGACACGGCCCAACGTGGCCTGAAAAAAGGCATTTCTGAAGACCTGCTCTGGTTTCCGTTTGATCAACTTCCGGCTGTGACCTGGAGCGATACCAGAGAACCAGTCGAACCTGACATTGTTTCGTGGTGGCTCGTTCAAGGCTTTCGGAAGAAAAATCCCGAAGCCACCTTGCTCCAGGAGGGCTGGCCCGAACAAATCCCCAACTCGCAGGGCGAGGTCCTGGGAAAATTTGTTTTGGAGCAATGGATTCAACAAGATATAAAGATTATTGAGCACCCTGACATTGCCGCCCTGACTGAGCAATTCACCGCTGAATTTCAACAATTTCGGCATTTTTCATTCCTGAACCTCACGCCCGAAGCAGAAAATCAGCGGCTTCAGGACTTTCTGACCTATATGATTGCCGACAAAACCAAACGCGGCAGCGCAATTAAGGAAAAAGGCATTCTGTCGGTTGCCGGGTCATTTGGTGGAGCGACGTTGATTCCGCTGATTGAAAAGTATCTTGACGACTGGCAGGTCAAACGGTCAGCCCAATGCTGGGCACTGGTGCAAATGCTTGGAACGGTTGATGATGCGCGGTGTATTCAGTGGCTGGTGCGGACTTCGCAGGCAAAGAATCGAACCAAAAGTATCCGCCAGCAAGCCCAAAAGTACCTGGACATTCTGGCCAAAGGCAAAGGCTGGTCTCAAGATGACCTGATTGACCGCACCATTCCGACATTTGGGTTTGATTCCGACGGTGTGCTGAAGCTCGATTTTGGCCCGCGTTCGTTTTCAGTCCAGATTGATGATAGCGTCAAACTGGTGCTCAAGGACGCAGAAGGTACCGTACTCAAAGCACTTCCGACACCGCGAGCCAGCGATGATGAAAAATTGGCCAAAGAAGCCAAAAAGACGTTTTCGGATCTCAAAAAACAACTGAAAGAACTCTTTGATTTTCAGACCAATCACCTCTGGGAAGCGATGTGCCTTCGCCGCAACTGGTCGGCGGAAGACTGGACGCTGTCTTTCCAAAAGCATCCAGTCATGGGCCGACTGTGCCAGCACGTGATTTGGGAAGCAGCCACCCCGCATTCATCGGTATGTTCATTTCGACCGCTGGCAGATGGAACGTTGACCGATGCCGATGACAACCCGGTTGAACTGCCGGCGGATTCGCGGATTCGAGTCGCGCATGCACTTTCAATGACCGAAGCCGAACGCGCTCAGTGGCAGTCACATCTGGCCGATTACGAAGTGGAAACCCTTTTTCCACAGGTTGCCTGGGCGCCCTATCACCTGCCTGAGAACCTTCACAAAATAAAAGAACTTGCTGATTTTGCCGGCCATCTCATCGAATCCGTCGTGCTGCACGGCAAAGCCGCCAAATTTGGCTATAGCCGGGCTGAGTCTGACAATGGCCTCTGGTTTTGGGTGTATCAAAAAAACCTGCCCTCACTGGGCGTGAAAGTGGTGATTGAATACACGGGCAGCGGTGACTTGAAGGAAAAACGGACGGTGGCGCTCAAAAACTTTTACCTGACTTCAGATCTCTCAAGTTATGGCTACGAAGCGAAAAAACTCGAACTCGGCAAGATCTCGCCGGTGCTCCTGAGCGAAATCTGGCATGAAATCCGCCAACTGGCGGCGGCTGGAACTGGCTTCAATCCAGAGTGGAAGAAGATTTGTGGAGTGTGA